One part of the Hydrogenobacter sp. T-2 genome encodes these proteins:
- a CDS encoding Gfo/Idh/MocA family protein, with protein MVRYKVAFIGGGINSIAGYVHFCASRLDGLFEVSAGVFSRNKEINLKSADFYGADAFGDVDTMLKTVKGQIDLVVVLTPTPLHYEHVAKAIEMGYPVLCEKPLFKSYEEIIAFEEKFRNSNYFLCITYNYIAYPMLTELRNMFLSGEMGELISMHLEMPQESFLRPPKVIDYPPWWRKKDESIPTIILDLASHLFSISYYITEKDIKRLKSIHRSFSPYGVVDDVKCLFEYKSGEPGFMWVSKVALGNRNGLRVCVYGTKMSVCWVQEEPEKLFVAKSNGEKLIIDRGSNIGIGGVRIYNRMTPGHPAGFIEAFANLYSHIHSAYTIYKQTEKMQSEPIIWDFEKEKKNFQFMKKLSEDLLWKEK; from the coding sequence ATGGTTAGATATAAAGTTGCCTTTATTGGTGGTGGAATAAACTCAATTGCTGGTTATGTGCATTTTTGTGCAAGTAGGTTAGATGGTTTGTTTGAGGTCAGTGCAGGGGTTTTTAGTAGAAACAAGGAAATAAACCTCAAAAGTGCGGATTTTTATGGAGCGGATGCTTTTGGGGATGTGGATACCATGCTGAAAACTGTAAAAGGTCAGATAGACCTTGTGGTTGTTCTTACTCCCACTCCACTTCACTATGAACATGTGGCAAAGGCTATAGAAATGGGTTATCCAGTTCTATGTGAAAAACCGCTTTTTAAGTCATACGAAGAGATTATAGCCTTTGAAGAGAAGTTTAGAAATTCTAACTACTTTCTGTGTATAACTTATAACTATATAGCCTATCCCATGCTGACTGAACTCAGGAATATGTTTTTATCTGGTGAAATGGGTGAGCTTATTAGTATGCATTTAGAAATGCCTCAGGAAAGTTTTTTGAGACCTCCAAAAGTTATTGATTACCCACCTTGGTGGAGGAAAAAGGATGAGAGTATACCAACAATAATTCTTGACCTCGCATCACATCTTTTTTCTATTAGCTACTATATAACAGAAAAGGATATAAAGAGGCTTAAAAGTATACATAGGAGTTTTTCGCCCTACGGCGTAGTTGATGACGTAAAATGTCTCTTTGAATACAAAAGTGGTGAGCCTGGATTTATGTGGGTTAGTAAGGTTGCCCTTGGAAACAGGAACGGTCTAAGGGTTTGTGTGTATGGCACAAAAATGTCCGTATGTTGGGTTCAGGAAGAGCCTGAAAAACTGTTTGTAGCAAAAAGCAATGGGGAAAAGCTAATAATTGACAGAGGTTCTAACATAGGTATAGGTGGTGTTAGAATATATAATCGGATGACACCTGGGCATCCTGCTGGCTTTATAGAGGCTTTTGCTAATCTATATTCGCATATTCATAGTGCTTATACTATTTACAAACAAACTGAGAAGATGCAATCGGAGCCAATTATATGGGATTTTGAAAAGGAGAAAAAGAATTTCCAATTTATGAAAAAATTAAGTGAGGACTTGCTATGGAAAGAGAAATAA
- a CDS encoding FkbM family methyltransferase, translated as MNKKIVIIGTTHHLWRKLLVDVIENRGNKVEFYIDSYTHHPKVKTIKPDEVGEYIKDPENYLFLFTFPLVEVLEKIKAQLGEKFEWWDYKKVYKEFKEVFSAIDNHYWFDNNYKIECKEDILKLFEEDKSKRIVNNWIEFRKTHDADFIEDPERGQYIPEDINIMDILPGPYNFIDVGAYDGDTLELFLSKGKNFGKNMNIYVGFEPDKRNFSNLLKRIETLRQDFPDTVYIPIMAGCGDCFDVLNLYCDVDNGSISRLTQIPGIDLKEFDFTQKVFIMKPDDTFINLGFHLIKMDTEGYELPCLKGMQSIIREYKPILMVSLYHKPEDLYEIPKFIKQIDPTYRLYVRVHGTFFMETVLYALPSHG; from the coding sequence ATGAATAAAAAGATTGTTATTATTGGAACTACACATCATCTATGGAGAAAATTATTAGTTGACGTTATAGAGAACAGAGGGAACAAGGTTGAATTTTACATAGACTCTTATACTCACCATCCAAAAGTAAAAACCATAAAACCGGATGAGGTGGGGGAATACATAAAAGACCCAGAGAACTATCTCTTTTTGTTTACATTCCCTCTTGTAGAGGTGCTTGAAAAGATAAAGGCACAGCTGGGTGAAAAGTTTGAGTGGTGGGATTACAAGAAGGTTTATAAAGAATTCAAAGAGGTTTTCAGTGCTATAGACAATCATTACTGGTTTGATAATAACTACAAGATTGAATGCAAAGAGGATATATTGAAGCTGTTTGAAGAAGATAAATCCAAAAGAATAGTTAATAACTGGATAGAGTTTAGAAAAACGCACGACGCTGATTTTATAGAAGATCCAGAAAGAGGGCAATATATACCAGAAGATATAAACATTATGGACATTTTACCAGGGCCCTATAACTTTATTGATGTGGGTGCCTACGACGGTGATACGCTTGAACTTTTCCTAAGTAAAGGCAAGAATTTTGGTAAGAACATGAACATTTATGTGGGTTTTGAACCAGATAAGAGGAATTTCTCCAATTTATTAAAAAGGATAGAAACTCTCAGACAAGATTTTCCAGATACTGTATACATTCCTATAATGGCTGGTTGTGGCGATTGTTTTGACGTTTTAAACCTGTATTGTGATGTAGATAATGGTTCCATTTCAAGGTTGACTCAAATTCCTGGTATAGACCTAAAGGAATTTGATTTTACACAGAAAGTTTTTATAATGAAGCCAGACGATACTTTTATTAATCTGGGATTTCATTTAATAAAGATGGACACTGAAGGTTATGAACTTCCTTGTCTGAAAGGCATGCAAAGTATAATAAGAGAATACAAGCCTATACTTATGGTGTCCTTGTATCACAAACCTGAAGACCTCTATGAAATACCAAAGTTTATTAAGCAGATAGACCCAACATACAGGCTTTATGTAAGGGTGCATGGAACATTCTTTATGGAAACCGTTCTGTATGCGTTGCCAAGCCATGGTTAG
- a CDS encoding acyl carrier protein, with protein sequence MEREIIGKLQDFLGKDLSNYLEEDLIHTGIVDSFGFTQLLLYIEEEFGISFSEEDMEDRNIKTLKGLVEKITNKLSEK encoded by the coding sequence ATGGAAAGAGAAATAATAGGGAAGCTACAAGATTTTTTAGGTAAAGACCTAAGTAATTATCTTGAAGAAGACCTTATACATACGGGTATAGTTGACTCCTTTGGCTTTACTCAACTTTTGCTTTATATAGAAGAGGAGTTTGGTATAAGTTTTAGTGAAGAAGATATGGAAGACAGAAATATAAAAACGCTTAAGGGCTTAGTGGAAAAAATAACCAACAAACTAAGTGAAAAATGA
- a CDS encoding DUF2172 domain-containing protein has product MKSYSYQDILRALGELGIQKGDSVYLSTSLGVIGSPPEGIKSTRDLCKLFFDAIMETIGEDGTLYVPCFSYSFGKSSASSPGVFDPQNTKPKIGAFPEFIHSLPNKKASIDPMLSVCVVGKDYDLIELDKQCSYCEGGFLSKLAKSNIKLLNIGIGPNWMPFIHYVDWLLRVDYRYGKVFNGVLRYDNYNLNMPWLYHVRALIENSNPDDSVGYDALKEGIYKKTKLGNIYIYSCIAKDYFDYVLERAKKEPWLLAKGPMVDVLEEEKRRTGIEVYTKQRLQSEEDLVKKAIILPRDIVSDSLDEFLDDLQTFYNFKNSCLYEWKSGEEVGPYIVPERWIVKDYLLSFGERVLFSKKEGLHNRIFRYSLNIDAVVHEDELRRHLHLSAFGLKHISVWNNRDWGFVLKPEEFNTVENKREFRVYIESDFSLGTLKLLEKSYNFKDSYKRIALVGLMEGPYRIDEHISACMVLGRLNKNIIEGNIKPVYNLTILLSSGVVGVLKWLLDLENKLDFMLFVKFLGNSLNFSFITNNRKSIRYPSYLMSEEFFFGVGNNPVLDKVAYPSIDMAVLLRGYQPFSHNFPQPYSGLDTDRSIDFNAIKESYEFIKHILEEGIIHGR; this is encoded by the coding sequence ATGAAAAGCTACAGCTACCAGGATATACTTAGGGCTTTGGGAGAGCTTGGAATTCAGAAAGGAGACAGTGTATACCTTAGCACGAGCTTAGGAGTTATAGGAAGTCCGCCTGAGGGAATAAAAAGCACAAGGGATCTGTGTAAACTTTTCTTTGATGCTATTATGGAGACCATAGGAGAGGACGGAACTTTATACGTTCCATGTTTTTCTTACTCCTTTGGAAAAAGTAGTGCCTCCTCTCCTGGGGTATTTGACCCGCAAAATACCAAGCCAAAGATAGGGGCTTTTCCAGAGTTTATACATTCTTTGCCTAATAAAAAGGCAAGCATAGACCCAATGCTTTCTGTGTGTGTAGTTGGTAAGGATTACGATTTAATAGAACTTGATAAACAATGTTCCTATTGTGAGGGTGGTTTTTTGTCAAAATTAGCAAAAAGTAATATAAAACTTCTGAATATAGGTATAGGACCTAATTGGATGCCTTTTATACACTATGTGGACTGGCTTTTAAGAGTGGATTATAGATATGGCAAGGTTTTCAATGGTGTTTTAAGGTATGATAACTACAACCTCAATATGCCTTGGCTATACCATGTAAGAGCTTTGATAGAAAATTCAAACCCTGACGACTCTGTGGGTTATGACGCACTTAAAGAAGGAATATACAAAAAAACTAAACTTGGCAACATATACATATATTCCTGCATTGCTAAAGATTACTTTGATTATGTCTTAGAAAGAGCAAAAAAAGAGCCATGGCTGTTGGCAAAAGGTCCAATGGTGGATGTTTTAGAAGAAGAGAAAAGAAGAACAGGCATAGAGGTATACACTAAACAGAGATTGCAAAGCGAAGAAGACCTTGTAAAAAAAGCTATAATACTTCCAAGAGATATAGTTAGTGATTCTTTAGATGAGTTCTTGGATGATTTGCAAACGTTTTATAACTTCAAAAATTCATGTCTCTATGAATGGAAGAGTGGGGAAGAGGTAGGACCATATATAGTGCCTGAGCGTTGGATAGTCAAAGATTATCTATTGTCCTTTGGTGAAAGGGTGCTGTTTTCTAAGAAAGAGGGTTTACATAATCGTATTTTTAGATATTCACTCAATATTGATGCTGTGGTGCATGAAGATGAGCTGAGAAGACACCTTCACCTATCTGCTTTTGGTTTAAAACATATATCAGTTTGGAACAACAGAGACTGGGGGTTTGTGCTTAAGCCAGAGGAGTTTAATACTGTAGAAAACAAGCGAGAATTTAGGGTATACATAGAGTCTGACTTTAGCTTGGGAACTTTAAAGCTATTGGAAAAATCCTATAACTTTAAGGACAGCTACAAAAGGATAGCTTTAGTAGGACTTATGGAAGGTCCTTATAGAATTGATGAACACATCTCTGCTTGTATGGTTTTAGGTAGATTGAATAAAAATATAATTGAGGGAAACATAAAACCTGTATATAATTTGACTATATTGTTATCTTCAGGTGTAGTTGGAGTCTTAAAGTGGTTGCTTGATTTAGAAAATAAACTAGATTTTATGCTTTTTGTTAAATTTCTCGGAAACAGTCTTAACTTTTCTTTCATAACAAATAACAGAAAGTCTATAAGATATCCATCCTACTTGATGTCGGAAGAATTTTTCTTTGGTGTGGGTAATAACCCAGTGCTTGATAAGGTGGCATATCCAAGCATAGATATGGCTGTCCTACTAAGAGGTTATCAGCCGTTTTCCCATAACTTTCCACAGCCTTACAGCGGTCTTGATACGGATAGGAGCATAGATTTTAATGCTATAAAAGAAAGCTATGAGTTTATCAAACATATACTTGAGGAGGGAATAATCCATGGTAGGTGA